A window from Fusobacterium sp. encodes these proteins:
- a CDS encoding TonB-dependent receptor gives MLFSFIISALAHGEDTAVKLDRTVIKSATGFSTNLRDIASTPKIITSEEIENKQYSTIDEVLKDTPGVDIIYDSKGKPIVSLRGQGYDSSSNYRAENNVKIMIDGISCDTLDTKFGGTPISSIPMSTIERIEVIPGGGAVLYGSGTVGGIINVITKNQTGTRGNVDYKYGDASGHLTSVNAGHTIGKFDIDLTYSKEDGKGYRAHDETDADSFLGKLRYDISDTQKLEFKYTKISEKNKYPDALTGAQLEEDRTQSGIDTISPNLYKTDTKEYVLSYQNKLTNNFEFDITGYKKYMDTDNYTLSMGTISNSISENKKTGIKTKGKYTYGNGSSLILGIEYTKDEMYKSGSTSYDLSKKTIGVFALNNYKIKDNIDFISGIRYEKADYKVNRYSAGKKVADIFPTEDEFAYELGINYLYSETGNMYFKYERAFLLPPVMTLTNKTQESITSSGTIIPEAYYYNNIKPEHSDTFEIGVKDFVGDTFLSAVVYYTITKDEITGSQPFYTKPSGGMGVYIDNYNIGETVRKGIEFSAVHNLGKLDLRGSYNYVDAEIKKGRYSRLILDDTKMTNVVPHKFTIGADYRITDKILIMGDITYNAGIYTSNTTTKLGVSRGRQNEYTIANLKLKYEVYSGLNLYAGINNLFNEKYYDSITQNSLDYNDFYYSPAPERNYYIGISYSF, from the coding sequence TTGTTATTTAGTTTTATAATATCAGCATTGGCACATGGGGAAGATACAGCAGTAAAACTTGATAGAACTGTAATAAAATCTGCTACAGGGTTTTCAACAAATTTAAGAGATATTGCCAGTACACCTAAGATAATAACTTCAGAAGAGATAGAAAATAAACAATATTCTACAATAGATGAAGTTTTAAAAGATACTCCAGGGGTAGATATAATCTATGACAGTAAGGGTAAACCAATAGTAAGTCTTAGAGGACAGGGATATGATTCAAGCAGTAACTATAGAGCTGAAAATAATGTAAAAATTATGATTGATGGAATATCTTGTGATACTTTAGACACTAAATTTGGAGGAACACCTATAAGTTCAATACCAATGTCAACCATTGAAAGAATAGAGGTTATACCAGGTGGAGGAGCAGTATTATATGGAAGTGGAACTGTTGGAGGAATTATTAATGTTATAACTAAAAATCAGACAGGAACAAGAGGAAATGTTGACTATAAATATGGAGATGCATCAGGTCATTTGACAAGTGTGAACGCAGGACATACAATAGGGAAATTTGATATTGATTTAACATATTCGAAAGAAGATGGAAAGGGATATAGAGCTCATGATGAAACAGATGCAGATTCATTTTTAGGAAAGTTAAGATATGATATTTCTGATACTCAAAAATTAGAATTTAAATATACCAAAATTTCAGAAAAAAATAAATATCCAGATGCTTTAACTGGAGCTCAATTAGAAGAAGATAGAACTCAGAGTGGAATAGATACAATATCACCAAATTTATATAAAACAGATACAAAAGAATATGTTTTGAGTTACCAAAATAAATTAACCAATAACTTTGAGTTTGATATTACAGGGTATAAAAAATATATGGATACAGATAATTATACATTAAGTATGGGAACTATCAGTAATAGTATATCAGAAAATAAGAAAACTGGAATTAAAACAAAAGGAAAATATACATATGGAAATGGAAGTTCTTTAATATTAGGAATAGAATATACAAAAGATGAAATGTATAAAAGTGGTTCAACTTCATATGATTTAAGTAAGAAAACAATAGGAGTATTTGCATTAAATAATTATAAAATAAAAGATAATATTGATTTCATATCTGGGATCAGATATGAAAAGGCAGATTATAAGGTTAATAGATATTCAGCTGGAAAAAAAGTAGCAGATATATTTCCAACAGAAGACGAATTTGCTTATGAATTAGGTATAAATTATCTCTATTCTGAAACAGGAAATATGTATTTCAAGTATGAAAGGGCATTTTTACTTCCTCCAGTTATGACATTAACAAATAAAACCCAAGAATCTATAACTTCTAGTGGAACAATAATACCTGAAGCATACTATTATAATAATATAAAACCAGAGCATTCAGATACCTTTGAAATCGGAGTAAAAGATTTTGTGGGGGATACATTTTTAAGTGCAGTAGTTTATTATACAATAACTAAAGATGAAATAACAGGATCACAGCCTTTTTATACTAAACCAAGTGGTGGAATGGGAGTATATATAGATAATTATAATATTGGAGAAACTGTAAGAAAAGGAATAGAATTTTCAGCTGTTCATAATTTGGGAAAACTTGATTTAAGAGGAAGCTATAATTATGTTGATGCAGAAATTAAAAAAGGGAGATACAGCAGATTAATATTAGATGATACAAAAATGACTAATGTAGTGCCTCATAAATTTACTATAGGAGCAGATTATAGAATTACAGATAAAATACTGATAATGGGAGATATTACATATAATGCTGGTATATATACTTCAAATACTACAACAAAATTAGGAGTAAGCAGAGGTAGACAGAATGAATATACAATAGCTAACTTGAAACTAAAATATGAAGTTTATAGTGGATTGAATTTATATGCAGGAATTAATAATCTATTTAATGAAAAATATTATGATTCAATAACTCAAAATTCATTAGATTATAATGATTTTTACTATAGTCCAGCTCCTGAAAGAAATTATTATATAGGGATAAGTTATAGTTTTTAA
- a CDS encoding ROK family protein: MYQKNIKENNENKIFEYVFNSNHNFVINEVAEKMDMSFPTVKRIITFFLEKNIIVEEEKVGSGVGRKAREYSFNDFFCHSVGVQISEEKIKLILTNAKGIVIKKHSKTIQKGSISITDALMEELEFFLSRLSKSVFKSIIGIGISVPGIVNEEEKFIEFNSKNKTDISIIEKIKKRFDIPVLVENESNLSAIAEAFLSENSLLSNFTALTINNYVGISSFTREKNQNDFHFKAGRMHHMIVNSEGKVCDCGSKGCWGEYVSNQALVEEFHKVFKKIKKYENIFQDEYLKTKEGKKMLDEYIKYLAIGIKNLLFFSNPEKLIISGKICHQQKYIKQKLLEEIYNDHIFYRGKETIIFSSFEENSSLIGAAIFPIVDSLF, from the coding sequence ATGTATCAAAAAAACATTAAAGAGAACAATGAAAACAAAATCTTTGAATATGTTTTCAACTCTAATCACAATTTTGTTATCAATGAAGTTGCTGAAAAAATGGATATGAGTTTTCCTACAGTAAAAAGAATAATAACTTTTTTTCTGGAAAAAAATATCATAGTTGAAGAAGAAAAGGTAGGTAGTGGAGTAGGAAGAAAAGCCAGAGAATACTCCTTTAATGATTTTTTCTGCCATTCTGTAGGGGTGCAGATTTCAGAGGAAAAAATTAAACTTATACTTACAAATGCTAAAGGTATTGTTATTAAAAAACATTCTAAAACAATTCAAAAAGGTAGTATTTCTATTACAGATGCCTTAATGGAAGAATTAGAATTCTTTTTAAGCAGACTATCTAAATCTGTTTTTAAAAGTATTATTGGAATAGGAATATCTGTTCCTGGGATAGTAAATGAGGAAGAAAAATTTATAGAATTTAATTCTAAAAATAAAACTGATATTTCTATAATTGAAAAAATTAAGAAAAGATTTGATATTCCTGTTCTTGTAGAAAATGAATCAAATCTTTCTGCAATTGCTGAAGCTTTTTTAAGCGAAAATTCACTTTTATCAAATTTTACAGCTCTTACTATTAACAATTATGTTGGAATAAGTTCTTTTACTAGAGAAAAGAACCAAAATGATTTTCATTTTAAAGCAGGAAGAATGCATCATATGATTGTAAATTCAGAAGGAAAAGTATGTGATTGTGGTTCAAAAGGCTGCTGGGGAGAGTATGTTTCAAATCAAGCTTTAGTTGAAGAATTTCATAAAGTGTTTAAAAAAATAAAGAAATATGAAAATATTTTTCAAGATGAATATTTGAAAACTAAAGAAGGTAAAAAGATGTTAGATGAATATATAAAATACCTTGCTATTGGTATTAAAAACTTGTTGTTCTTTTCCAATCCAGAAAAACTTATAATTTCAGGTAAAATATGTCATCAACAAAAATATATTAAACAAAAACTTTTAGAAGAAATATATAATGACCATATTTTCTACCGTGGAAAAGAAACTATAATTTTCTCTTCTTTTGAAGAAAATTCTAGTCTTATAGGTGCTGCTATATTTCCAATAGTAGACTCATTATTTTAA